The following are encoded together in the Panicum virgatum strain AP13 chromosome 6K, P.virgatum_v5, whole genome shotgun sequence genome:
- the LOC120713895 gene encoding putative germin-like protein 12-4, with product MMASSNFVLLTVLLALVASGAMASDPSPLQDFCVADKDSTVRVNGLPCKDVKDVKVDDFFLAANLDKPRDTTMSKIKSNVTLINVMKLAGLNTLGISMARIDYAPQGQNPPHTHPRATEILTVLEGSLYVGFVTSNPDNKFFSKMLNKGDVFVFPQGLIHFQFNPSYDKPAVAIAALSSQNPGAITISNAVFGSKPPIADDVLAKAFQVDKKVVDWLQAQFWEDNHN from the exons ATGATGGCCTCCTCCAACTTCGTTCTTCTCACAGTTCTTCTCGCCTTGGTCGCTTCTGGGGCCATGGCTTCGGATCCCAGTCCTCTCCAGGACTTCTGCGTCGCTGACAAAGACTCAACTG TGCGTGTCAACGGGCTGCCCTGCAAGGATGTAAAGGATGTGAAGGTCGATGATTTCTTCCTAGCAGCCAACCTTGACAAGCCAAGGGATACGACGATGAGCAAGATCAAGTCAAATGTCACCTTGATCAATGTGATGAAGCTGGCAGGTCTCAATACCCTCGGCATCTCCATGGCTAGGATCGACTACGCTCCACAAGGACAGAACCCACCGCATACTCATCCCCGTGCCACTGAGATCTTAACAGTTCTTGAAGGCTCGCTCTACGTTGGTTTTGTCACGTCTAACCCGGACAACAAGTTTTTTAGTAAGATGCTCAACAAGGGAGATGTTTTTGTGTTCCCACAGGGTCTGATCCACTTTCAGTTCAATCCAAGTTATGACAAGCCAGCGGTTGCTATCGCTGCACTGAGCAGCCAGAACCCTGGTGCTATTACCATTTCCAATGCAGTTTTCGGATCGAAACCACCAATTGCAGATGATGTTCTTGCCAAGGCGTTTCAAGTGGACAAGAAGGTTGTGGATTGGCTCCAAGCTCAGTTTTGGGAGGACAACCACAACTAA
- the LOC120713894 gene encoding germin-like protein 12-1 produces the protein MASSTTFLVLSTVLALLSWQAIASDPSPLQDFCVADKESHVRVNGFVCKDPKDVKADDFFLEANLDKPRDTAMSKVGSNVTLINVMRIPGLNTLGISMARIDYAPLGENPPHTHPRATEILTVLEGTLYVGFVTSNQQDNKLFTKMLNKGDVFVFPEGLIHFQFNPCPDKPAVAIAALSSQNPGAITIANAVFGSKPPISDDVLAKAFQVEKKTVDWLQAQFWGDNHN, from the exons ATGGCCTCTTCCACCACCTTCCTTGTGCTCAGCACTGTTCTTGCATTGCTCTCATGGCAAGCGATCGCTTCTGACCCAAGTCCTCTTCAGGATTTCTGCGTTGCTGACAAGGAGTCTCATG TGCGTGTCAATGGATTTGTCTGCAAAGATCCGAAGGATGTGAAGGCAGATGACTTCTTCCTAGAAGCCAACCTCGACAAGCCAAGAGACACGGCAATGAGCAAGGTTGGGTCCAATGTCACCTTGATCAATGTCATGCGGATCCCTGGCCTCAACACCCTCGGAATCTCCATGGCACGCATTGACTATGCTCCACTAGGCGAAAACCCTCCCCACACGCACCCCCGTGCAACAGAGATCCTAACAGTGCTGGAGGGAACGCTCTATGTTGGATTTGTGACGTCAAACCAGCAAGATAACAAGTTGTTCACAAAGATGCTCAACAAGGGTGATGTGTTCGTGTTCCCTGAGGGGCTCATCCACTTCCAGTTCAACCCTTGCCCTGACAAGCCAGCAGTGGCAATTGCTGCACTTAGCAGCCAGAACCCTGGTGCTATTACCATTGCCAATGCTGTTTTTGGATCAAAGCCACCGATCTCAGATGACGTCCTAGCCAAGGCATTTCAAGTGGAGAAGAAGACTGTAGACTGGCTCCAAGCTCAATTCTGGGGGGACAACCACAACTAA